Within the Oncorhynchus clarkii lewisi isolate Uvic-CL-2024 chromosome 2, UVic_Ocla_1.0, whole genome shotgun sequence genome, the region gttggAGCCCTGTCTAtattggtagataagatgagagcacccctccagctaggatggagtacgtcactcctcagcaggtcaggcttggtcctgtttgtgggtgagtcccagaaagagggccaattatctacaaattgtatcttttgggaggggcagacaacagttttcaaccagcgattgagttgtgagactttgCTGTTgtgctcatcactccccctaactgaagagagacagaacatgaCATCATCCACATAATCAGATTGGGAGTAGTCACCTGTACTCTAATTAGATTTACGTTATCATGAAATGAATACCAAGTTGATATGCATGACTCTGTAAAGAATTGTAGAATGTCACACAGGTCACGAGTTGTGTGGAGAATGGATTTGTGTGGAAAATGGAATTTGTCTCATGCAAATGCCCCAATATGGTCTCTCCAAAGTCCCAGAGTTACAACATCTTTACACAGCCTGTAGCCCTCTCTGCCTTCTGTAATTGGTCATGAGgagatgtaaactcagcaaaaaaagaaaaggccCTTTTtctggaccctgtctttcaaagatactttgtaaaaatcaaaatagCTTCACAGATCTTCgttgtaaaaggtttaaacactgtttcccatgcctgttcaatgaaccataaacaattcatgaacatgcacctgtggaacggtcgttaagacacagttatgaaaacttaggacactaaaaaggcctttctactgactctgaaaaacaccaaaagaaagatgcccagggtccctgctcatcttcaTGAATGAGccgtaggcatgctgcaaggatgcatgaggactgcagatgtggccagggcaataaattacaatgtccgtaATGTGAGAcccctaagacagcactacagggagacaagacggacagctgatcgcagaccacttgtaacaacacctgcacaggattggtacatccgaacatcacacctgcgggacaggtacaggatggcaacaacaactgcccgagttacaccaggaatgcacaatccctccatcagcgctcagactgtccgcaataggctgagagaggtgggactgagggcttgtaggcctgttgtaaggcaggtcctcactagacatcaccggcaacaacgtcgcctatgagcacaaacccaccGACGCTGAACCAGtcaggactggcaaaaaagtgctcttcactgacgagtcacggttttgtcttaccaggggtgatggtcggattcgtgtttatcgtcgaaggaatgagcgttacacaggcctgtactctggagcgggatcaatttggaggtggagggtccgtcatggtctggggcggtgtgtcacaggatcatcggactgagctttttgtcattgcaggcaatctcaacaacgctgtgcgttacagggtagacatcctcctccctcatgtggtacccttcctgcaggttcatcctgacatgaccctccagcatgacaatgccaccagccatactgctcgctatgtgcgtgatttcctgaaagacaggaatgtcagtgtcctgccatggccagcgaagagcccggatctaaatcccattgagcaagtctgggacctgttggattggagggtgagagctagggccattccctccagaaatgtccgggaacttgcaggtgccttggtggaagagtgggataacatcttatagcaagaactggcaaatctggtgcagtccaagaggaggagatgcacttcagtacttaatgcagctggtggccacaccggaaactgactgttacttttgattttgattcccccccccccctttgtcagggacacgttattccatttcacatgactgtggaACTTCTCCaatgttgaatcttgttatgttcaaacAAATAATTACacttgttaagtttgctgaaaattaacacagttgacagtgagaggacgtttcttttttttgctgatgtATTCCCACTTTGTTCCTGGACTATTTCATTTCTTTACGGCCAGCTACACAGGGAGACCAACTGATGTATTCCCACTTTGTTCCTAgactatttcatttttttatggcCAGCTACACAGGGAGACCAACTGATGTATTCCCACTTTGTTTCTGGACTATttcatttaattaattaattaattggaGGTGACTGCCCTTACATCTGCTGCCCCGGCAATTAATGGAATAGATTTCAAGAGCCACTGAGGCAGATCCCCTGATAGAGCCGTCCACTTTATCTTAGCCTACATGGAAACTTTGCAGCCCAGACAGTTATTTAGTGCCTGGGCTTTGTAGAAAGGTCACAGCTCTCTGTATCAGTCTGACTGTGCAGGAGGACTTGGTTCCATTCTAAACAAACATCCAACCCAAAATGCCTGGTTTATTATACTGTACATTTCTTTCTTATTTTGCCACATTACAAAATCCAGTTTCCTCACAGTATGCCTAGTTGTTCTACTACATCCAAGTACTAATGGACTAATGGTTTAAATTCAAAGAAACCCCCTAATCTTCTCCACATGTAGttgctagtgaaagtctacacaccccttgcacagtcttcacattttggtGATTTAAAATGAAATCTAAAAAGGGATTACATAACATTTCTTTCCTATCTATCTACACAACCTACTCGACATTTGATATAATGTGAAAACTcttattgtggtggcagcatcatgttatgggtatgcttgtcatcagcaggGAGTGGGtagtttgtcaggatcaaaataaatattaaaGGAGCAAAGCCCAGGTAAAAGTTAAAGGAAAACCCTCCTCAGTCTTCTAAAAAACGTACCCTGGGATAGAGTTTTTTTTTCCAGCGTGGCAAAAAAACAAAAGAAGATGTCGAAGACACCAGAATGACTTTTATAGAGGTGCTGGGTGTTCCTTAATGGTCTAGTCTCTGACTTAAATTTGTTTGAGGTTTGAATATTGCTCTCCATCAATGGTTCCCAACCAAATGTACTAATCTTGAGCAATTTTGTCAAAAACGATTGACATAAGTTAccctaagagttgtgcaaagtTGGTAGAATATTATTCCAAGTGGTTCACAGatttaattgctgccaaaggttcttccaCCAAatattaactctggggtgtgaagacaaaTGCAATTAAGACATTTTTGTTTTCTTATTATTTATTAATTTGGAACATTTTATCTAACTTTCTTTCTCTATGAAAATGTAGAGTAGGTTGTATAGATCTGTAGGCAAAACAATCTAATGTATTCCctttttaaggcagcaaaatgtgaagactgtgcaagaggtatgtagactttcactaggccCTGTACAAGAACATGACAACTGATGGAGTTGGTATAATAGAGGGATGACCATACCTCTGAATACTGAAGGTAATTACTGTATATTGCAGGTACGGAACCTTCTAGGTTCTACATTCGGCCCTGATTTAGTTGACTTTGACCTTTCTCTTTTACAGCATTTTTCTTTAATTTCCCTGTTTTTTCCCTTCTCTCATATAGGACCGATAACAGACAGGCCCTGACCCACACTGGGAACCCTCCTCACTAACGATCCCCCATTTCAcaagtgaacaaaaatatatccAATTTCTGACTTGTAGTCGGATAACGAGGTCTCCACTCTCTATACAGCCTAGGTGGAAGAAACCCTTCTGAAGCTGAAATGGCCAGATCTCCCACTGTTTCCCCTGGCCAGGGGGCTGGCCTCTGCACTCTGTGACACCGCTGGATCAGTGGCCTAGCAACTGCAGCCAAGGTCTACCATCCAATATCAATGTTTTGCAGAAATCATTTAAATTAAAAAATCTATTTTGCTGCTTCAAAGCACAAATAcatacatatgtaggatcttaatttgacctatattgtcacagcaaatTAATCCAAACGAGTGATCAAATTATGATCCTACATGTGTAGGTTATTTTCACTGTGTGCACTTTTACTAGACTAAAAAATAATGATATAAAAAGAgcatgagtgagagagagagaaatagagaatgtTCGGAGGGATGTTAGCGGGTCTTTGAAAACTTCTGCTGCTTTACTTTTCATCCATAGGATATCAATCGATTGGCAGGCGGTGATGAGAGTGAGTACAGTTGGGGTTCAGATAATGGTGGAATTGTGTGGCACTGAATCGCCGTTTAAAGCCTTTTTGCAATTCTGTCGCAAGCTCAAGCAGGGAGTGCTATCAGCTCAAAGCAGACACATTCACATATGGCTTCACACccacacgtatgcacacacacacacacagttcaatcTACACTGACAGAAATACTGTACAtattcacacactcacactgtggATAACACTGTAAAAGTGGATATTCCTTAAAATAATTTGAAGACTAAAATCAGGCAAATATTAGATCCAGttagatactgtatatatttattccCTCCCACATCCTGGTTGTTGTCCCTGGTGATGTATAGAACTTGGTCATCCATGAGAAATGTGTCCTTCAAACAGAAAGGAAGTGAAACGATGTGAACAGCTTTATTTGCTCCCTCCCTGCTTCTCTTCAACCCAAATGGCACTttttccctacataatgcactacttttgaccagagccctgtgagcCCTATAatccctatgagccctatgatCCTATGATCATATGATATATGATCATATGATCCCAGCCCTGTCCCTGTGAGTCCAATGAGCCCTGTGAGTCCTATGAGCCCTATGAGTCATATGAGCCCTGTCCCTATGAGTCCAATGAGCCCTGTGAGTCCTATGAGCCCTATGAGTCATATGAGCCCTgtccctatgagccctatgagccctatgagccctatgagtcaactctctagagaccgcaggagcggtagagatactcttaatgatcggctatgaaaagccaactgaaatttactcctgaggtgctgacttgctgcaccctggaaaactactgtgattattattatttgaccatgctggtcatttatgaacatttgaacatcttggccatgttctgttgttatctccacccggcacagccagaagaggactggccacccctcacagcctggttcctctctaggtttcttcctgggttttggcctgtctagggagtttttcctagccaccgtgcttctacacctgcattgcttgctgtttggggttttaggctgggtttctgtacagcactttgagatatcagatgatgtacgaagggctatataaatacatttgatttgagtcatATGAGCCCTGTCCATGTGAGTCCTATGAGCCCTGTTAGTCCTATGAGCCCTATGAGTCACATGAGCCCTGTCCCTGTGAGTTctatgagccctatgagccctataAGTCATATGAGTCATATGAGCCCTGTCCATGTGAGTCCTATGAGCCCTGTTAGTCCTATGAGCCCTATGAGTCACATGAgccctgtccctgtgtgtcctatGAGCCCTATGAGTCATATGAGCCCTGTCCCtgtgagccctatgagccctgtgagtcctatgagccctatgagccctgtgAGTCCTATGAGCCCTATGAGTCATATGAGCCCTGTCCCtgtgagccctatgagccctgtgagtcctatgagccctatgagccctgtgagccctatgagccctatgagtCATATGAGCCCTGTGAGTCATATGAGCCCTGTCCCTGTGAGTCCTATGAGCCCTGTGAGTCCTATAAGCCCTATGAGTCATATGAATCCTGTGAGTCATATGAGCCCTGTCCCTGTGAGTCCTATGAGCCCTGTGAATCctatgagccctatgggccctgtggGTCCTAGTCAATAAAAGTGCAGTACATAgtaaatagggttccatttggaacactaCCTCCATCTCTGTGGCCAGATCACCCCAGGTCGCAGTCTTGACTGATCCCATTGATCTTAAATCCCATGAAAGGCTCAGAATAAACGTCATCCCTCGCTCATTTAACAGGCGGTCGAATCGATAGAGGATgatcagagagacaaataaaaaTAGAGTGGTCACTCAGAGGGCTGTGACTTTGATGATGACCTTCAAGGTCATCTCATTAAGTAGAGAAATGTCTGTTCGTTTCCAGACAGATCTCAACCTTTTCTCCTTCAGCTTCTAAAGTAATACCAAATATCTCCTGAACCTGTGTGACAGCTGCTATAGCTAGTTGTGTCTTTCATTACGCCAATATTATTAACAATGCTGTGTCGATTATTTGCCAGGGGTTTTTCCAAGTTATACGACCAGGAAAAACTCATGGGATGAAGCGATACCAATATCTCATCACTGTGAATTACGGGGTAGCCAGCACCCCTGAATGAAACCTGAACTCCCCTAACCATTCTCCTTTTTGTTTAAAATGCAATTTTGTACTGCTACAggggaataaaataaaaactaattCAAAATTAAACGAACACCCCCAGCTCTGTCATGGATTAAACCATTTATTGGCGGGTCCACAGTGCACTatttggatgctggaattatttaGGAATGGATGGATGTGTGCAGGTAGCCTACGTTTTGAAAcaatttgtttgacaatcagatgaaaacaccCCAGCTAGCTCATTTGGTTCATTTGAAAGTTGTTAGATCATATGTTTTTGGTTTCTCAGAAACCAGAGAGAGGGGTCCTCAGTTTACAGATAGGCGTGAGTGGTGTGATGAGCGTGTGGGGAGCTCTATTTCCCATCTCATTGTCACCAACAAGGCCTCTTTACCTTGTAAGGTTTGAAAGGACGTAGACTGAAAGTCAATGACAATACTGAATTATCACTTAGAGGCTAATGTCTTAGTTTGTCAAAGAGTCATCCCCTGGTAGTATAACTACTGCATAGACTACATACTAAGAGCCTTATTAGGAAAATACTGTTGTATCAAAACAGTTATTTTTAATGGAGGTCTAAATCTTAGCTAATCAAATCATATTTGTCCCATGCGCCCGAAAACAACAgttctcaacgtcaacagtgaagaggcgactccgggatgctggtcttctaggcagagttgcaaagaaaaagccatatctcagactggccaataaaaataaaatattaagatgggtaaaagaacacagacactggacagaggaactctgcctaaaaggccagcatccctgaatcgcctcttcactgttgacgttgagactggtgttttgcaggtactatttaatgaagctgtcagttgaggacttgtgaggcgtccctttctcaaactagacactctaatgtacctgtcctattgctcagttgtgcaccagggcctcccactcctctttctattctggttagggccagtttgctctgttctgtgaagggagttgtagacaccgttgtacgagatcttcagtttcttggcaatttctcacatggaatagctttcatttctcagaacaagaatagactgacaagtttcagaagaaagtactctgtttctggacattttgagcttgtaatcgaacccacaaatgctgatgctccagatactcaactagtctaaagaaggccagttttattgcttctttaattagaacaacagttttcagctgtgctaacataattgaaaaagggttttctaatgatcatttagacttttaaaatgataaacttggattagctaacacaacgtgccattggaacacaggagtgatggttgctgaaaatttgcctatgtagatattccataaaaaatgtgccatttccagctacaatagtcatttacaacattaacaatgtctacactgtatttctgatcaatttgatgttattttaatggacaaaagattagcttttctttcaaaatcaaggacatttctaagtgtaggggtaaagtgacaatgcaCAGATggtaaacagcgagtagcagcagcgtaaaaaaaagtgtgtgtgtgtgtgggggggggttaatgcaaatagtctggttagccatttgattagctgttcagcagtcttatggcttgggggtagaaagggttaagaaaccttttggacctagacttggaacTCCGGTGCTGCTTGGTATAGATCTCCTggaaggcaggaagcttggccccagtgatgtactgtgctgtacgcactaccctttgtagcgtcttgcagtcggaggccgagcagttgccataccaggcggtgatgcaaccatgctctcaatggtgcagctgtagaactttttgaggaactGAGGACCCATGcgaaatcttttcagtctcctgagggggaataggcattcacactgtcttggtgtgtttggaccatgatagtttgttagtgatgtggacaccaaggaacatgaggctctcaacctgctccactagagTCCCGTCGCTGAGAATTGGGGCATGCTCgggcctccttttcctgtagtccacaatcatctcctttgtcttgatcacgttgagcgagaggttgttgtcctggcaccacactgccaggtctctgacctcctccctattggctgtctcatagttgttggtgatcaggcatacgaccgttgtgtcatcggcaagcttaaagatggtgttggagtcttgcttggccacgcagtcatgggtgaacgggGAACAGGGAGTCATGGGCCTGGTCCGGTATCTGCAGTAAATACTTtgcgtccgactcgttaaagaaaaaatcctTGTCgagttcaaggtgagtaatcgctgttttgatatccagaagctctttttggtcatgaGAGACGGTGACAGAAACAttgtgtacaaaataagttacaaacaatgcgataAAACacaaatagcacaattggttgggagccAGTAAAACAGCGGCCGTCACCTCCGACACCATTACAGCAAACAGTAAATGTATGAGATGTTTATGTCGAAAGCAGGGTGAGTAAGGAACTTTGATTGCACTGCTTCTGGGTTTCTTTCTTGTAAATTTAGTTAAGAGCTGAAAAAGTTCAAAGGTTCCAGATTGTCAGACTTGCCAACCATGAGCCATGGTCATCTGAAATGATTTAACTAGGGCAGTAGGCCTATGAGTCTGGTAAAGTGTCCTAAACTACTACACATAGACCTTAGCTTCATCTAGCCTAGTAGAAGTAGTTGCTCCCCACCCATACATCCGCAGTACAGaacctcctctctcatcctgaGTAATTGTTAAAGTTGCATAGTGTTCTGTACTAAACAAGTTGCTCCTTGGTTCAGAGCTGTAGGAGGAGCAAGGTTTTGGTAACTTACATCATGCAGAGTTAAGTCACacctctcacgctctctctcacgctctctttctcagcgctctctctctctctctctctctctctctctcactctctctctctctctcatgctctctctctttctctgggtcaGAACACATCTGTCACACAATGTACAGTGAGTCAATCAACAAACGTGTTCCTAGGGTGGCTCACTGACAGACAAACAAGCATATCAAAATTACCTACATGTATTTAATGTGGCTTCATTAGGAATATGGATCCTATTCTATCTCACTAGGCCTATAGAAAGTGTTCAATTTTGTATTACAAATGGTAGCATGTGAACATTAATTTAAATCGTAGCCCTATATAAAGATTGTATACCTGCACTCCCATTAGTCTGTAGTAGAACCAAGGTGGCAGTTGTAGGGGAGGTCCTGCAGAGTTGGACTTATACAGAGAGCTGTGACCTTTCTACAAAGCCCAGGCACTAAATCACTGTCTGGGCTGCAAAGTTTCCATGTAGGCTAAGATAAAGTGGACGGCTCTATCAGGGGATCTGCCTCAGTGGCTCTTGAAATCTATTCCATTAATTGCCGGGACAGCAGATGTAAGAGCAATCACCTCAGGTTAGAATAATCCTGGATTCTAATGAAAATTGCCTGACAACAGATTCAGCCGCAAGGGGGTTACATCACTTTGTCCTCAAGCCTTAGAATTGGGACCTATATTTCAGGTGAAGTGAACAAGCTCCTTTCTCTTGTTTGGCAAATTATTGATCGCCAATACCCTGTTAACCAATAATTAGCATTTAGCCTATAGAACCAGGGCTGTGATGAGAATAACACAAACTGTAGGGAGTTTATTAATTTATCCTCTTTATATCAAAAGTGGTGCCATCTGTATGAAATGTAAATCCTCAAAAAACATGTACAAGGCTGAATCAGAACTCATACATTGAGTTGGAAAAGAAATACAGCTAATTCCCACAGGACTCATTTACACTTTGTATGTGGATTTCTGTAAATTAAGCCTGGACCAGCATATATATATGGTACATGTATCTCTTAAGACCACAGTCAGTATACATCTTACAAGGCTTGTTTAATATGAAATGTAGAACAACATGCAGTAGAAATGAATGGCATAAGCGTACAGTCTATTTATTATAGGTCTACTTTGAAGTCGCTTGAGGAAAAGCTGTAAAGAAACGTACCTCTGAAATATTGTCTGCTGACTGCTGCTCTTTCAATTTTAGCAGCGTTCACACGGTACGTCAACTCAACATACACTCTCCTTCCTTTAGTTGTGTCTTGAGGAGTGTGTTCTTAACCCTTCACACGTGTGGGAATTGGCCTAAAcggatagggctaaattgaaatgtttcttaaagatgaaatatgaaaagcatatgcatatccatggtagcaattgaaagagaGTTTGTAGACTATGGGACACATCTTAAACCAAAGTtaaggacacaacagttcacctgacacaagactgaatccaggACTGAATCCTGTTGATcgtatgtgcattttacatttactgcactttttgccacatttgttgataacgaaatctgaaaatactctggatacattcagtaacatgataagaatattaatggaaaatgtggggtaggtgtaacataagttttaaaaaatgacaaGGGATTAAGTGAGAGGATTAACTgttgtctccaagtggccacacaacGTTTTTGCAAAGAAAATGAATTTACTGAGATATAATGTAAACACCCATTCATCCAAACAAGCTCAAGTCCAATTGTGTGATGATCATATTATGAGCAAAAAAACCCTGCTCTTTTAGTCTACCACTGGTGTCAGTAGAGGTGTTAAACCTGATCAGTGTCAAAGCGCTATGGATAATGGCACGTTTGTGGGTGTACTATTTCTAGATTTtagtgcagcatttgatttagtggatcatgAAATACTTTTAACAAAATTAATGCATTATGGTTTTAAGGAGGCAACATTGAATTAggtacagtcatatctaactgacaggaaacagtccacctatatcGATGGTGTAAGGTCCTGGGTGTCGTGAGGGTGAAATCAGGCACAGGAAAGCAGAGTTCAATAAAGTGCTTTTTCTTTAATGCACACACGATGAACTACGGTCAGCCCACTTACGGGTGCTCAAACCAAATGCCCCAGACACAGGGAAACGAAAACAGTCTAGCACTAAATACACGAACATGGACATCTAATGcaaacaccagggttacaataatcaatcccacacaaagaaccaggcgggccggctgactaataaagcctcactaattataACCAACTCAAAACAAGtgtactcaataaacacataaggagggggagaaaagaatcagtggcagctagtaggccggcgacgacgaccgccgagcgccacccgaacgggaaggggagccaccttcggtcggagtcgtgacagaTGGATCGTTTTCTTACCCTCATGCCCTAGACTGTGGAATTGTTATGAGAATTTTGTTCTCAATGTACATAAACTAAACTCCACTTAAATTACTCTGTCTATTACTAAGAATTTGTAACGTTCTTATTGAAATTAAATATACAGAGGCCAGTTTACAGTAAGGTTTATTTACGATAGCGCTGCTGTACAAAGACATTCCTTTTATACCTTTCTCTTaccctacacacatacatacacaccaacttAGG harbors:
- the LOC139378436 gene encoding cornifin-A-like; this translates as MSHMSPVPSYEPYESHEPCPCVSYEPYESYEPCPCEPYEPCESYEPYEPCESYEPYESYEPCPCEPYEPCESYEPYEPCEPYEPYESYEPCESYEPCPCESYEPCESYKPYESYESCESYEPCPCESYEPCESYEPYGPCGS